A part of Bacillus rossius redtenbacheri isolate Brsri chromosome 1, Brsri_v3, whole genome shotgun sequence genomic DNA contains:
- the LOC134528122 gene encoding glutamine--fructose-6-phosphate aminotransferase [isomerizing] 2-like isoform X2, which yields MEEGPFGGSCRFPGQGIFAYLNYLTPKSRREILELLVNGLKRLEYRGYDSAGVALDTPDGKDIAIVKKSGKVKALQDEIVSKGESLQIDLSTDCHVGIAHTRWATHGVPSEVNSHPQRSDVGHSFVVVHNGIVTNYKDVKLFLEKKGYCFESETDTEIIAKLIHHLYTQHPNYSFRELVEQVIQQLEGAFALAFKSRHFPGECVATRRGSPLLVGIKAKTRLATDHIPILYSKDADSQNPDHRPHGRGDMPILPRSDSTAEFQPLEDKEIEYFFASDASAVIEHTNRVIFLEDDDVAAVKDGMLSIHRLRRSLDDSHSREIITLKMEIQQIMKGNYSSFMQKEIFEQPESVVNTMRGRVNFEDNSVILGGIKEYIPEVRRCRRLMLIGCGTSYHSAIATRQLLEELTELPVVVELASDFLDRNTPVFRDDVCFFISQSGETADTLMALRYCKNRGALIIGITNTVGSSICRESHCGVHINAGPEIGVASTKAYTSQFVSLVMFALVMSEDRISHQQRRAEIFNGLKHIDEQIREVLKLDEEVSKLAKDLYTHKSLLIMGRGYNFSTCLEGALKVKELAYMHSEGIMAGELKHGPLALVDKAMPVIMIVTRDPVYVKCMNALQQVTAREGRPIVICEKGDTETQSFSSKTLEVPHTVDCLQGLLTVIPMQLLSYHIAVLRGYNVDCPRNLAKSVTVE from the exons GAATCTTTGCGTACCTGAATTACCTGACTCCCAAGTCTCGCCGAGAGATCCTCGAGCTGCTCGTGAACGGCCTCAAGCGGCTGGAGTACCGCGGCTACGACTCCGCCGGCGTGGCTCTCGACACGCCCGACGGCAAGGACATAGCCATCGTCAAGAAGAGCGGCAAGGTGAAGGCTTTGCAGGACGAGATCGTCTCCA AGGGCGAATCGCTGCAGATTGACCTGAGCACCGACTGCCACGTGGGCATTGCTCACACCCGTTGGGCCACCCACGGTGTTCCAAGCGAGGTCAACTCCCATCCGCAGCGGTCTGATGTCGGCCATTCGTTTGTCGTCGTGCACAACG GCATAGTGACCAACTACAAGGATGTGAAATTGTTCTTGGAGAAGAAAGGCTATTGTTTTGAGTCGGAGACTGACACTGAGATAATTGCGAAGCTGATCCATCACTTGTACACTCAGCATCCAAACTATTCGTTCCGTGAACTGGTGGAGCAAGTAATTCAACAGTTG GAGGGGGCATTTGCACTGGCATTCAAGAGCAGGCATTTCCCTGGCGAGTGTGTAGCCACGCGTCGTGGCAGTCCGCTGCTTGTTGGCATCAAGGCCAAGACGCGCTTGGCCACTGACCACATCCCGATCTTGTACAGCAAGG ATGCAGACTCTCAAAATCCAG ACCATCGTCCGCATGGCAGGGGTGACATGCCCATATTGCCCCGCTCAGACTCCACCGCCGAGTTCCAGCCACTAGAAGACAAGGAAATAGAGTACTTCTTCGCTTCGGATGCAAGTGCTGTTATCGAACACACCAACCGCGTCATATTTCTAGAG GATGATGATGTGGCAGCAGTGAAGGATGGCATGTTGAGCATCCATCGTCTTCGAAGGTCATTGGATGATTCTCACTCTCGTGAAATTATCACCCTGAAGATGGAGATACAACAGATCATGAAAG GTAACTACAGCTCCTTCATGCAGAAGGAAATCTTTGAGCAGCCAGAATCTGTCGTGAACACGATGAGAGGTCGAGTAAACTTCGAGGATAACTCAGTTATCTTGGGAGGCATAAAG GAATACATCCCGGAGGTTCGCCGCTGCCGCAGGCTGATGCTTATTGGCTGCGGCACGAGCTACCACAGCGCCATTGCCACGAGGCAGCTCCTCGAGGAGTTGACCGAGCTGCCCGTCGTCGTGGAGCTGGCCTCGGACTTCCTGGACCGGAACACCCCCGTCTTCCGGGACGACGTGTGCTTCTTCATCTCCCAGTCGG GGGAGACGGCGGACACTCTGATGGCCCTGAGGTACTGCAAGAACCGCGGCGCCCTCATCATCGGCATCACCAACACGGTGGGCAGCTCCATCTGCCGCGAGTCGCACTGCGGCGTGCACATCAACGCCGGCCCCGAGATCGGAGTCGCCTCCACCAAGGCCTACACCTCGCAGTTCGTGTCGCTGGTCATGTTCGCGCTGGTTATGAGCGAGGACCGCATTTCCCACCAGCAGCGCAGAGCCGAG ATCTTCAACGGGCTGAAGCACATAGACGAGCAGATCCGCGAGGTGCTCAAGCTGGACGAGGAAGTGAGCAAGCTGGCCAAGGACCTGTACACCCACAAGAGCCTGCTCATCATGGGCCGCGGCTACAACTTCTCCACCTGCCTCGAGGGAGCTCTG AAAGTGAAGGAATTGGCGTACATGCACAGCGAAGGTATTATGGCAGGCGAGTTAAAGCACGGGCCTCTCGCTCTTGTCGATAAGGCAATGCCTGTAATTATGATCGTCACCAGAGACCCTGTTTATGTG AAATGCATGAACGCCCTGCAGCAGGTAACGGCCAGGGAAGGTCGTCCAATTGTGATTTGCGAGAAGGGAGACACAGAGACCCAGAGCTTCTCTTCGAAGACTCTGGAGGTGCCTCACACGGTCGACTGCTTACAG GGCCTTTTGACAGTCATTCCAATGCAACTGTTGTCATACCACATCGCCGTGTTGCGTGGGTACAACGTTGACTGTCCAAGGAATTTGGCAAAATCTGTCACTGTTGAATGA
- the LOC134528122 gene encoding glutamine--fructose-6-phosphate aminotransferase [isomerizing] 2-like isoform X1 has product MEEGPFGGSCRFPGQGIFAYLNYLTPKSRREILELLVNGLKRLEYRGYDSAGVALDTPDGKDIAIVKKSGKVKALQDEIVSKGESLQIDLSTDCHVGIAHTRWATHGVPSEVNSHPQRSDVGHSFVVVHNGIVTNYKDVKLFLEKKGYCFESETDTEIIAKLIHHLYTQHPNYSFRELVEQVIQQLEGAFALAFKSRHFPGECVATRRGSPLLVGIKAKTRLATDHIPILYSKDDTKVTDADSQNPDHRPHGRGDMPILPRSDSTAEFQPLEDKEIEYFFASDASAVIEHTNRVIFLEDDDVAAVKDGMLSIHRLRRSLDDSHSREIITLKMEIQQIMKGNYSSFMQKEIFEQPESVVNTMRGRVNFEDNSVILGGIKEYIPEVRRCRRLMLIGCGTSYHSAIATRQLLEELTELPVVVELASDFLDRNTPVFRDDVCFFISQSGETADTLMALRYCKNRGALIIGITNTVGSSICRESHCGVHINAGPEIGVASTKAYTSQFVSLVMFALVMSEDRISHQQRRAEIFNGLKHIDEQIREVLKLDEEVSKLAKDLYTHKSLLIMGRGYNFSTCLEGALKVKELAYMHSEGIMAGELKHGPLALVDKAMPVIMIVTRDPVYVKCMNALQQVTAREGRPIVICEKGDTETQSFSSKTLEVPHTVDCLQGLLTVIPMQLLSYHIAVLRGYNVDCPRNLAKSVTVE; this is encoded by the exons GAATCTTTGCGTACCTGAATTACCTGACTCCCAAGTCTCGCCGAGAGATCCTCGAGCTGCTCGTGAACGGCCTCAAGCGGCTGGAGTACCGCGGCTACGACTCCGCCGGCGTGGCTCTCGACACGCCCGACGGCAAGGACATAGCCATCGTCAAGAAGAGCGGCAAGGTGAAGGCTTTGCAGGACGAGATCGTCTCCA AGGGCGAATCGCTGCAGATTGACCTGAGCACCGACTGCCACGTGGGCATTGCTCACACCCGTTGGGCCACCCACGGTGTTCCAAGCGAGGTCAACTCCCATCCGCAGCGGTCTGATGTCGGCCATTCGTTTGTCGTCGTGCACAACG GCATAGTGACCAACTACAAGGATGTGAAATTGTTCTTGGAGAAGAAAGGCTATTGTTTTGAGTCGGAGACTGACACTGAGATAATTGCGAAGCTGATCCATCACTTGTACACTCAGCATCCAAACTATTCGTTCCGTGAACTGGTGGAGCAAGTAATTCAACAGTTG GAGGGGGCATTTGCACTGGCATTCAAGAGCAGGCATTTCCCTGGCGAGTGTGTAGCCACGCGTCGTGGCAGTCCGCTGCTTGTTGGCATCAAGGCCAAGACGCGCTTGGCCACTGACCACATCCCGATCTTGTACAGCAAGG ATGATACCAAAGTAACAG ATGCAGACTCTCAAAATCCAG ACCATCGTCCGCATGGCAGGGGTGACATGCCCATATTGCCCCGCTCAGACTCCACCGCCGAGTTCCAGCCACTAGAAGACAAGGAAATAGAGTACTTCTTCGCTTCGGATGCAAGTGCTGTTATCGAACACACCAACCGCGTCATATTTCTAGAG GATGATGATGTGGCAGCAGTGAAGGATGGCATGTTGAGCATCCATCGTCTTCGAAGGTCATTGGATGATTCTCACTCTCGTGAAATTATCACCCTGAAGATGGAGATACAACAGATCATGAAAG GTAACTACAGCTCCTTCATGCAGAAGGAAATCTTTGAGCAGCCAGAATCTGTCGTGAACACGATGAGAGGTCGAGTAAACTTCGAGGATAACTCAGTTATCTTGGGAGGCATAAAG GAATACATCCCGGAGGTTCGCCGCTGCCGCAGGCTGATGCTTATTGGCTGCGGCACGAGCTACCACAGCGCCATTGCCACGAGGCAGCTCCTCGAGGAGTTGACCGAGCTGCCCGTCGTCGTGGAGCTGGCCTCGGACTTCCTGGACCGGAACACCCCCGTCTTCCGGGACGACGTGTGCTTCTTCATCTCCCAGTCGG GGGAGACGGCGGACACTCTGATGGCCCTGAGGTACTGCAAGAACCGCGGCGCCCTCATCATCGGCATCACCAACACGGTGGGCAGCTCCATCTGCCGCGAGTCGCACTGCGGCGTGCACATCAACGCCGGCCCCGAGATCGGAGTCGCCTCCACCAAGGCCTACACCTCGCAGTTCGTGTCGCTGGTCATGTTCGCGCTGGTTATGAGCGAGGACCGCATTTCCCACCAGCAGCGCAGAGCCGAG ATCTTCAACGGGCTGAAGCACATAGACGAGCAGATCCGCGAGGTGCTCAAGCTGGACGAGGAAGTGAGCAAGCTGGCCAAGGACCTGTACACCCACAAGAGCCTGCTCATCATGGGCCGCGGCTACAACTTCTCCACCTGCCTCGAGGGAGCTCTG AAAGTGAAGGAATTGGCGTACATGCACAGCGAAGGTATTATGGCAGGCGAGTTAAAGCACGGGCCTCTCGCTCTTGTCGATAAGGCAATGCCTGTAATTATGATCGTCACCAGAGACCCTGTTTATGTG AAATGCATGAACGCCCTGCAGCAGGTAACGGCCAGGGAAGGTCGTCCAATTGTGATTTGCGAGAAGGGAGACACAGAGACCCAGAGCTTCTCTTCGAAGACTCTGGAGGTGCCTCACACGGTCGACTGCTTACAG GGCCTTTTGACAGTCATTCCAATGCAACTGTTGTCATACCACATCGCCGTGTTGCGTGGGTACAACGTTGACTGTCCAAGGAATTTGGCAAAATCTGTCACTGTTGAATGA
- the LOC134528122 gene encoding glutamine--fructose-6-phosphate aminotransferase [isomerizing] 2-like isoform X4 yields the protein MCGIFAYLNYLTPKSRREILELLVNGLKRLEYRGYDSAGVALDTPDGKDIAIVKKSGKVKALQDEIVSKGESLQIDLSTDCHVGIAHTRWATHGVPSEVNSHPQRSDVGHSFVVVHNGIVTNYKDVKLFLEKKGYCFESETDTEIIAKLIHHLYTQHPNYSFRELVEQVIQQLEGAFALAFKSRHFPGECVATRRGSPLLVGIKAKTRLATDHIPILYSKDDTKVTDADSQNPDHRPHGRGDMPILPRSDSTAEFQPLEDKEIEYFFASDASAVIEHTNRVIFLEDDDVAAVKDGMLSIHRLRRSLDDSHSREIITLKMEIQQIMKGNYSSFMQKEIFEQPESVVNTMRGRVNFEDNSVILGGIKEYIPEVRRCRRLMLIGCGTSYHSAIATRQLLEELTELPVVVELASDFLDRNTPVFRDDVCFFISQSGETADTLMALRYCKNRGALIIGITNTVGSSICRESHCGVHINAGPEIGVASTKAYTSQFVSLVMFALVMSEDRISHQQRRAEIFNGLKHIDEQIREVLKLDEEVSKLAKDLYTHKSLLIMGRGYNFSTCLEGALKVKELAYMHSEGIMAGELKHGPLALVDKAMPVIMIVTRDPVYVKCMNALQQVTAREGRPIVICEKGDTETQSFSSKTLEVPHTVDCLQGLLTVIPMQLLSYHIAVLRGYNVDCPRNLAKSVTVE from the exons GAATCTTTGCGTACCTGAATTACCTGACTCCCAAGTCTCGCCGAGAGATCCTCGAGCTGCTCGTGAACGGCCTCAAGCGGCTGGAGTACCGCGGCTACGACTCCGCCGGCGTGGCTCTCGACACGCCCGACGGCAAGGACATAGCCATCGTCAAGAAGAGCGGCAAGGTGAAGGCTTTGCAGGACGAGATCGTCTCCA AGGGCGAATCGCTGCAGATTGACCTGAGCACCGACTGCCACGTGGGCATTGCTCACACCCGTTGGGCCACCCACGGTGTTCCAAGCGAGGTCAACTCCCATCCGCAGCGGTCTGATGTCGGCCATTCGTTTGTCGTCGTGCACAACG GCATAGTGACCAACTACAAGGATGTGAAATTGTTCTTGGAGAAGAAAGGCTATTGTTTTGAGTCGGAGACTGACACTGAGATAATTGCGAAGCTGATCCATCACTTGTACACTCAGCATCCAAACTATTCGTTCCGTGAACTGGTGGAGCAAGTAATTCAACAGTTG GAGGGGGCATTTGCACTGGCATTCAAGAGCAGGCATTTCCCTGGCGAGTGTGTAGCCACGCGTCGTGGCAGTCCGCTGCTTGTTGGCATCAAGGCCAAGACGCGCTTGGCCACTGACCACATCCCGATCTTGTACAGCAAGG ATGATACCAAAGTAACAG ATGCAGACTCTCAAAATCCAG ACCATCGTCCGCATGGCAGGGGTGACATGCCCATATTGCCCCGCTCAGACTCCACCGCCGAGTTCCAGCCACTAGAAGACAAGGAAATAGAGTACTTCTTCGCTTCGGATGCAAGTGCTGTTATCGAACACACCAACCGCGTCATATTTCTAGAG GATGATGATGTGGCAGCAGTGAAGGATGGCATGTTGAGCATCCATCGTCTTCGAAGGTCATTGGATGATTCTCACTCTCGTGAAATTATCACCCTGAAGATGGAGATACAACAGATCATGAAAG GTAACTACAGCTCCTTCATGCAGAAGGAAATCTTTGAGCAGCCAGAATCTGTCGTGAACACGATGAGAGGTCGAGTAAACTTCGAGGATAACTCAGTTATCTTGGGAGGCATAAAG GAATACATCCCGGAGGTTCGCCGCTGCCGCAGGCTGATGCTTATTGGCTGCGGCACGAGCTACCACAGCGCCATTGCCACGAGGCAGCTCCTCGAGGAGTTGACCGAGCTGCCCGTCGTCGTGGAGCTGGCCTCGGACTTCCTGGACCGGAACACCCCCGTCTTCCGGGACGACGTGTGCTTCTTCATCTCCCAGTCGG GGGAGACGGCGGACACTCTGATGGCCCTGAGGTACTGCAAGAACCGCGGCGCCCTCATCATCGGCATCACCAACACGGTGGGCAGCTCCATCTGCCGCGAGTCGCACTGCGGCGTGCACATCAACGCCGGCCCCGAGATCGGAGTCGCCTCCACCAAGGCCTACACCTCGCAGTTCGTGTCGCTGGTCATGTTCGCGCTGGTTATGAGCGAGGACCGCATTTCCCACCAGCAGCGCAGAGCCGAG ATCTTCAACGGGCTGAAGCACATAGACGAGCAGATCCGCGAGGTGCTCAAGCTGGACGAGGAAGTGAGCAAGCTGGCCAAGGACCTGTACACCCACAAGAGCCTGCTCATCATGGGCCGCGGCTACAACTTCTCCACCTGCCTCGAGGGAGCTCTG AAAGTGAAGGAATTGGCGTACATGCACAGCGAAGGTATTATGGCAGGCGAGTTAAAGCACGGGCCTCTCGCTCTTGTCGATAAGGCAATGCCTGTAATTATGATCGTCACCAGAGACCCTGTTTATGTG AAATGCATGAACGCCCTGCAGCAGGTAACGGCCAGGGAAGGTCGTCCAATTGTGATTTGCGAGAAGGGAGACACAGAGACCCAGAGCTTCTCTTCGAAGACTCTGGAGGTGCCTCACACGGTCGACTGCTTACAG GGCCTTTTGACAGTCATTCCAATGCAACTGTTGTCATACCACATCGCCGTGTTGCGTGGGTACAACGTTGACTGTCCAAGGAATTTGGCAAAATCTGTCACTGTTGAATGA
- the LOC134528122 gene encoding glutamine--fructose-6-phosphate aminotransferase [isomerizing] 2-like isoform X5, with protein MCGIFAYLNYLTPKSRREILELLVNGLKRLEYRGYDSAGVALDTPDGKDIAIVKKSGKVKALQDEIVSKGESLQIDLSTDCHVGIAHTRWATHGVPSEVNSHPQRSDVGHSFVVVHNGIVTNYKDVKLFLEKKGYCFESETDTEIIAKLIHHLYTQHPNYSFRELVEQVIQQLEGAFALAFKSRHFPGECVATRRGSPLLVGIKAKTRLATDHIPILYSKDADSQNPDHRPHGRGDMPILPRSDSTAEFQPLEDKEIEYFFASDASAVIEHTNRVIFLEDDDVAAVKDGMLSIHRLRRSLDDSHSREIITLKMEIQQIMKGNYSSFMQKEIFEQPESVVNTMRGRVNFEDNSVILGGIKEYIPEVRRCRRLMLIGCGTSYHSAIATRQLLEELTELPVVVELASDFLDRNTPVFRDDVCFFISQSGETADTLMALRYCKNRGALIIGITNTVGSSICRESHCGVHINAGPEIGVASTKAYTSQFVSLVMFALVMSEDRISHQQRRAEIFNGLKHIDEQIREVLKLDEEVSKLAKDLYTHKSLLIMGRGYNFSTCLEGALKVKELAYMHSEGIMAGELKHGPLALVDKAMPVIMIVTRDPVYVKCMNALQQVTAREGRPIVICEKGDTETQSFSSKTLEVPHTVDCLQGLLTVIPMQLLSYHIAVLRGYNVDCPRNLAKSVTVE; from the exons GAATCTTTGCGTACCTGAATTACCTGACTCCCAAGTCTCGCCGAGAGATCCTCGAGCTGCTCGTGAACGGCCTCAAGCGGCTGGAGTACCGCGGCTACGACTCCGCCGGCGTGGCTCTCGACACGCCCGACGGCAAGGACATAGCCATCGTCAAGAAGAGCGGCAAGGTGAAGGCTTTGCAGGACGAGATCGTCTCCA AGGGCGAATCGCTGCAGATTGACCTGAGCACCGACTGCCACGTGGGCATTGCTCACACCCGTTGGGCCACCCACGGTGTTCCAAGCGAGGTCAACTCCCATCCGCAGCGGTCTGATGTCGGCCATTCGTTTGTCGTCGTGCACAACG GCATAGTGACCAACTACAAGGATGTGAAATTGTTCTTGGAGAAGAAAGGCTATTGTTTTGAGTCGGAGACTGACACTGAGATAATTGCGAAGCTGATCCATCACTTGTACACTCAGCATCCAAACTATTCGTTCCGTGAACTGGTGGAGCAAGTAATTCAACAGTTG GAGGGGGCATTTGCACTGGCATTCAAGAGCAGGCATTTCCCTGGCGAGTGTGTAGCCACGCGTCGTGGCAGTCCGCTGCTTGTTGGCATCAAGGCCAAGACGCGCTTGGCCACTGACCACATCCCGATCTTGTACAGCAAGG ATGCAGACTCTCAAAATCCAG ACCATCGTCCGCATGGCAGGGGTGACATGCCCATATTGCCCCGCTCAGACTCCACCGCCGAGTTCCAGCCACTAGAAGACAAGGAAATAGAGTACTTCTTCGCTTCGGATGCAAGTGCTGTTATCGAACACACCAACCGCGTCATATTTCTAGAG GATGATGATGTGGCAGCAGTGAAGGATGGCATGTTGAGCATCCATCGTCTTCGAAGGTCATTGGATGATTCTCACTCTCGTGAAATTATCACCCTGAAGATGGAGATACAACAGATCATGAAAG GTAACTACAGCTCCTTCATGCAGAAGGAAATCTTTGAGCAGCCAGAATCTGTCGTGAACACGATGAGAGGTCGAGTAAACTTCGAGGATAACTCAGTTATCTTGGGAGGCATAAAG GAATACATCCCGGAGGTTCGCCGCTGCCGCAGGCTGATGCTTATTGGCTGCGGCACGAGCTACCACAGCGCCATTGCCACGAGGCAGCTCCTCGAGGAGTTGACCGAGCTGCCCGTCGTCGTGGAGCTGGCCTCGGACTTCCTGGACCGGAACACCCCCGTCTTCCGGGACGACGTGTGCTTCTTCATCTCCCAGTCGG GGGAGACGGCGGACACTCTGATGGCCCTGAGGTACTGCAAGAACCGCGGCGCCCTCATCATCGGCATCACCAACACGGTGGGCAGCTCCATCTGCCGCGAGTCGCACTGCGGCGTGCACATCAACGCCGGCCCCGAGATCGGAGTCGCCTCCACCAAGGCCTACACCTCGCAGTTCGTGTCGCTGGTCATGTTCGCGCTGGTTATGAGCGAGGACCGCATTTCCCACCAGCAGCGCAGAGCCGAG ATCTTCAACGGGCTGAAGCACATAGACGAGCAGATCCGCGAGGTGCTCAAGCTGGACGAGGAAGTGAGCAAGCTGGCCAAGGACCTGTACACCCACAAGAGCCTGCTCATCATGGGCCGCGGCTACAACTTCTCCACCTGCCTCGAGGGAGCTCTG AAAGTGAAGGAATTGGCGTACATGCACAGCGAAGGTATTATGGCAGGCGAGTTAAAGCACGGGCCTCTCGCTCTTGTCGATAAGGCAATGCCTGTAATTATGATCGTCACCAGAGACCCTGTTTATGTG AAATGCATGAACGCCCTGCAGCAGGTAACGGCCAGGGAAGGTCGTCCAATTGTGATTTGCGAGAAGGGAGACACAGAGACCCAGAGCTTCTCTTCGAAGACTCTGGAGGTGCCTCACACGGTCGACTGCTTACAG GGCCTTTTGACAGTCATTCCAATGCAACTGTTGTCATACCACATCGCCGTGTTGCGTGGGTACAACGTTGACTGTCCAAGGAATTTGGCAAAATCTGTCACTGTTGAATGA
- the LOC134528122 gene encoding glutamine--fructose-6-phosphate aminotransferase [isomerizing] 1-like isoform X6, with protein sequence MCGIFAYLNYLTPKSRREILELLVNGLKRLEYRGYDSAGVALDTPDGKDIAIVKKSGKVKALQDEIVSKGESLQIDLSTDCHVGIAHTRWATHGVPSEVNSHPQRSDVGHSFVVVHNGIVTNYKDVKLFLEKKGYCFESETDTEIIAKLIHHLYTQHPNYSFRELVEQVIQQLEGAFALAFKSRHFPGECVATRRGSPLLVGIKAKTRLATDHIPILYSKDHRPHGRGDMPILPRSDSTAEFQPLEDKEIEYFFASDASAVIEHTNRVIFLEDDDVAAVKDGMLSIHRLRRSLDDSHSREIITLKMEIQQIMKGNYSSFMQKEIFEQPESVVNTMRGRVNFEDNSVILGGIKEYIPEVRRCRRLMLIGCGTSYHSAIATRQLLEELTELPVVVELASDFLDRNTPVFRDDVCFFISQSGETADTLMALRYCKNRGALIIGITNTVGSSICRESHCGVHINAGPEIGVASTKAYTSQFVSLVMFALVMSEDRISHQQRRAEIFNGLKHIDEQIREVLKLDEEVSKLAKDLYTHKSLLIMGRGYNFSTCLEGALKVKELAYMHSEGIMAGELKHGPLALVDKAMPVIMIVTRDPVYVKCMNALQQVTAREGRPIVICEKGDTETQSFSSKTLEVPHTVDCLQGLLTVIPMQLLSYHIAVLRGYNVDCPRNLAKSVTVE encoded by the exons GAATCTTTGCGTACCTGAATTACCTGACTCCCAAGTCTCGCCGAGAGATCCTCGAGCTGCTCGTGAACGGCCTCAAGCGGCTGGAGTACCGCGGCTACGACTCCGCCGGCGTGGCTCTCGACACGCCCGACGGCAAGGACATAGCCATCGTCAAGAAGAGCGGCAAGGTGAAGGCTTTGCAGGACGAGATCGTCTCCA AGGGCGAATCGCTGCAGATTGACCTGAGCACCGACTGCCACGTGGGCATTGCTCACACCCGTTGGGCCACCCACGGTGTTCCAAGCGAGGTCAACTCCCATCCGCAGCGGTCTGATGTCGGCCATTCGTTTGTCGTCGTGCACAACG GCATAGTGACCAACTACAAGGATGTGAAATTGTTCTTGGAGAAGAAAGGCTATTGTTTTGAGTCGGAGACTGACACTGAGATAATTGCGAAGCTGATCCATCACTTGTACACTCAGCATCCAAACTATTCGTTCCGTGAACTGGTGGAGCAAGTAATTCAACAGTTG GAGGGGGCATTTGCACTGGCATTCAAGAGCAGGCATTTCCCTGGCGAGTGTGTAGCCACGCGTCGTGGCAGTCCGCTGCTTGTTGGCATCAAGGCCAAGACGCGCTTGGCCACTGACCACATCCCGATCTTGTACAGCAAGG ACCATCGTCCGCATGGCAGGGGTGACATGCCCATATTGCCCCGCTCAGACTCCACCGCCGAGTTCCAGCCACTAGAAGACAAGGAAATAGAGTACTTCTTCGCTTCGGATGCAAGTGCTGTTATCGAACACACCAACCGCGTCATATTTCTAGAG GATGATGATGTGGCAGCAGTGAAGGATGGCATGTTGAGCATCCATCGTCTTCGAAGGTCATTGGATGATTCTCACTCTCGTGAAATTATCACCCTGAAGATGGAGATACAACAGATCATGAAAG GTAACTACAGCTCCTTCATGCAGAAGGAAATCTTTGAGCAGCCAGAATCTGTCGTGAACACGATGAGAGGTCGAGTAAACTTCGAGGATAACTCAGTTATCTTGGGAGGCATAAAG GAATACATCCCGGAGGTTCGCCGCTGCCGCAGGCTGATGCTTATTGGCTGCGGCACGAGCTACCACAGCGCCATTGCCACGAGGCAGCTCCTCGAGGAGTTGACCGAGCTGCCCGTCGTCGTGGAGCTGGCCTCGGACTTCCTGGACCGGAACACCCCCGTCTTCCGGGACGACGTGTGCTTCTTCATCTCCCAGTCGG GGGAGACGGCGGACACTCTGATGGCCCTGAGGTACTGCAAGAACCGCGGCGCCCTCATCATCGGCATCACCAACACGGTGGGCAGCTCCATCTGCCGCGAGTCGCACTGCGGCGTGCACATCAACGCCGGCCCCGAGATCGGAGTCGCCTCCACCAAGGCCTACACCTCGCAGTTCGTGTCGCTGGTCATGTTCGCGCTGGTTATGAGCGAGGACCGCATTTCCCACCAGCAGCGCAGAGCCGAG ATCTTCAACGGGCTGAAGCACATAGACGAGCAGATCCGCGAGGTGCTCAAGCTGGACGAGGAAGTGAGCAAGCTGGCCAAGGACCTGTACACCCACAAGAGCCTGCTCATCATGGGCCGCGGCTACAACTTCTCCACCTGCCTCGAGGGAGCTCTG AAAGTGAAGGAATTGGCGTACATGCACAGCGAAGGTATTATGGCAGGCGAGTTAAAGCACGGGCCTCTCGCTCTTGTCGATAAGGCAATGCCTGTAATTATGATCGTCACCAGAGACCCTGTTTATGTG AAATGCATGAACGCCCTGCAGCAGGTAACGGCCAGGGAAGGTCGTCCAATTGTGATTTGCGAGAAGGGAGACACAGAGACCCAGAGCTTCTCTTCGAAGACTCTGGAGGTGCCTCACACGGTCGACTGCTTACAG GGCCTTTTGACAGTCATTCCAATGCAACTGTTGTCATACCACATCGCCGTGTTGCGTGGGTACAACGTTGACTGTCCAAGGAATTTGGCAAAATCTGTCACTGTTGAATGA